The Pseudomonadota bacterium genome includes a region encoding these proteins:
- a CDS encoding SUMF1/EgtB/PvdO family nonheme iron enzyme, which yields MSVGIAAHAQDAEGEVESAAQEEAAEDENRRVRRLSDVVGEGAEEFSLGVLDLEVPDEPVEDLPDVSLPDPEQDARLQSLLTTRAFVPDDPDVQQALSDLLDEVEANAREALAAGDLETARQLAGVLEEIAPEREVIAQVQAEIDSRQRVQSLQAAARAALDAGRLTAPPGDNAAELFAELLQAEPGNQAAQSGLVETHQALLASAIERARELDFEGAEERIEEAEAVHSAPEAIEETRASIAEFRQRYVETLRDEAISAIDAGELDAAEERITQLVALGDDRSRIEALRRSLEDARLYGRFEPGQVFADGIDRFDRDGPDMVVIPAGSFMMGSPDNEDDRMSNEGPRHRVTFERGFALAQTEITVGEFAMFVDDTGYRTDAERSGGSRVYDVSTGRMDRENRINWRHDYAGNRADENMPVLHVSWNDASAYAAWLAQQTGRNYRLPSEAEFEYALRAGSQTPYWWGDRAPDSPLENVTGDDDISPSNARWNVAFSRYGDGFWGPAPVGSLQPNPFGLYDMGGNVMEWVEDCWHDSYVRAPEDGSAWVNPGCERRVIRGASWSSTPAMSRSAFRISSSSNSTDMRVGFRVARDL from the coding sequence ATGTCGGTTGGCATAGCTGCCCACGCACAGGATGCGGAGGGGGAAGTCGAATCCGCGGCGCAGGAGGAAGCAGCCGAAGACGAAAATCGGCGCGTTCGCCGGCTCAGTGACGTGGTGGGCGAAGGCGCAGAAGAGTTCTCACTGGGCGTACTCGACCTCGAGGTCCCGGATGAGCCGGTTGAGGACCTGCCGGACGTCAGTCTGCCCGATCCCGAACAGGACGCGCGCCTTCAGTCCCTTTTGACCACGCGTGCCTTTGTGCCCGATGATCCCGACGTCCAGCAGGCCTTGAGCGATCTGCTCGACGAGGTCGAAGCCAATGCTCGCGAGGCGCTGGCTGCAGGAGATCTGGAAACGGCTCGGCAGCTGGCCGGCGTTCTGGAGGAGATCGCGCCGGAGCGTGAAGTGATCGCCCAGGTCCAGGCTGAAATCGACAGTCGCCAGCGCGTGCAGTCGCTGCAGGCCGCGGCCCGGGCCGCGCTCGATGCCGGCCGCCTGACGGCGCCGCCCGGAGACAATGCCGCGGAGCTGTTCGCCGAACTGCTTCAGGCCGAACCCGGTAATCAGGCGGCGCAGTCGGGCCTGGTCGAAACCCACCAGGCACTGCTGGCCAGCGCCATTGAGCGGGCCCGGGAACTGGATTTCGAGGGGGCCGAAGAGCGTATAGAGGAAGCCGAGGCCGTACACAGCGCGCCCGAGGCCATCGAGGAGACCCGCGCCAGCATCGCCGAATTCCGCCAGCGCTATGTGGAAACGCTGCGCGATGAGGCGATCAGCGCCATTGACGCCGGAGAACTCGATGCGGCCGAGGAGCGCATCACCCAGCTGGTTGCGCTCGGAGATGATCGTAGCCGGATCGAAGCGCTGCGGAGATCGCTGGAGGATGCGCGCTTGTATGGCCGATTCGAGCCCGGCCAGGTGTTTGCCGACGGCATTGATCGGTTCGATCGCGACGGACCGGACATGGTGGTGATACCGGCCGGCAGCTTCATGATGGGGTCCCCCGACAACGAGGATGACCGCATGAGCAATGAAGGGCCGCGCCACCGGGTGACCTTCGAGCGTGGATTCGCGCTGGCGCAAACCGAGATCACGGTCGGGGAGTTTGCGATGTTCGTAGACGATACCGGTTACCGTACCGACGCCGAACGCTCCGGTGGCTCGCGCGTTTACGACGTCAGCACCGGCCGCATGGATCGGGAAAACCGCATCAACTGGCGACACGACTACGCCGGCAATCGGGCCGACGAGAACATGCCGGTGCTGCATGTTTCCTGGAATGATGCCAGCGCTTACGCAGCCTGGCTGGCACAGCAGACCGGACGTAATTATCGGCTGCCCTCGGAAGCGGAGTTCGAGTACGCGCTGCGTGCCGGCAGCCAGACGCCCTACTGGTGGGGTGACCGTGCCCCGGACAGTCCGCTCGAGAACGTCACCGGTGATGACGATATCTCGCCGAGCAACGCCCGCTGGAACGTGGCCTTTAGCCGCTACGGTGATGGGTTTTGGGGCCCGGCGCCGGTCGGCAGCCTGCAGCCCAACCCGTTTGGTCTCTACGACATGGGTGGAAACGTCATGGAATGGGTCGAGGACTGCTGGCACGACAGCTACGTGCGTGCCCCCGAAGACGGCTCGGCCTGGGTCAACCCCGGCTGCGAGCGACGGGTGATCAGGGGTGCGTCCTGGTCGAGCACGCCGGCCATGTCACGTTCGGCATTCCGCATTTCGAGCTCGTCGAACAGCACGGACATGCGTGTCGGCTTCCGCGTGGCGCGCGACCTGTAG
- a CDS encoding homoserine O-acetyltransferase: MGPATHYFDHDKPFTLYRGGQLPGLRLAWESWGELNAQASNAVLIFTGLSPGAHAASSSQDPKPGWWEDMIGPDKPIDTRRLFVLCVNSLGSCMGSTGPASINPASGEPWRLTFPELAIEDIARSTRLVVDALGIRHLHAIIGPSMGGLTTMAWLKLFPMTTDRVALISTACSATPMAIAIRSLQREAIVTDRNFRDGHYTDDAWPEVGMRLARKLGMISYRSATEWQQRFGRQTQDYFPPTLFGMRFAVESYLETHARKFVGQFDPCCYLYLSRAMDMFDACDAGGTLKEMFRQSFAGRALVLGVRTDILFPLYQQKELAAALDGSDSDVTYHALQSVQGHDAFLVDIDTFGKPIRRWLEAG; this comes from the coding sequence ATGGGCCCGGCGACCCACTACTTCGACCACGACAAGCCGTTCACGCTTTATCGCGGAGGCCAGTTGCCCGGTCTGCGTCTGGCCTGGGAATCATGGGGTGAGCTCAATGCGCAAGCCAGCAATGCGGTACTGATCTTTACCGGCCTGTCGCCAGGCGCCCACGCGGCTTCCTCCAGCCAGGACCCGAAACCGGGCTGGTGGGAAGACATGATCGGGCCGGATAAACCGATCGATACCAGGCGCTTGTTCGTGCTGTGCGTCAACTCCCTGGGTTCATGCATGGGCTCGACCGGGCCGGCCAGCATCAACCCGGCTAGCGGCGAGCCCTGGCGACTCACTTTTCCGGAACTGGCCATCGAAGATATCGCGCGCTCAACCCGACTGGTTGTGGACGCGCTTGGCATCCGTCACCTGCATGCCATCATCGGCCCGTCAATGGGCGGGCTGACAACAATGGCCTGGCTCAAGCTGTTTCCCATGACCACCGACCGTGTGGCCCTGATCTCGACGGCCTGCTCGGCCACACCGATGGCCATTGCGATCCGCTCACTTCAGCGCGAGGCCATTGTGACCGACCGCAACTTCCGCGACGGCCACTACACCGACGACGCCTGGCCGGAGGTCGGCATGCGCCTGGCGCGCAAACTGGGCATGATTTCCTATCGCTCGGCAACCGAGTGGCAGCAGCGCTTCGGCCGTCAGACCCAGGACTACTTCCCGCCGACCCTGTTCGGGATGCGCTTTGCGGTGGAATCCTATCTTGAAACCCATGCCCGCAAGTTTGTCGGCCAGTTCGATCCCTGCTGCTATCTGTACCTGTCACGCGCCATGGACATGTTCGACGCCTGCGATGCCGGCGGCACCTTGAAAGAGATGTTCAGGCAGAGCTTTGCCGGTCGCGCGCTGGTGCTCGGAGTCAGGACCGACATTCTGTTTCCGCTTTATCAGCAAAAAGAACTGGCGGCGGCCCTGGATGGCAGCGACAGCGACGTGACATACCATGCCCTGCAGTCCGTGCAGGGGCATGACGCCTTTCTGGTCGACATCGACACCTTCGGCAAGCCGATCCGCCGCTGGCTGGAAGCGGGCTGA
- the purE gene encoding 5-(carboxyamino)imidazole ribonucleotide mutase, with the protein MATAPLVGLIMGSRSDWETMQHAAHTLDALDVAFEARVVSAHRTPDAMFEWAEAAEQRGIEVIIAGAGGAAHLPGMVAAKTVLPVLGVPVQSRTLNGLDSLLSIAQMPGGVPVGTLAIGRAGAINAALLAAAMLGSRHPDIRERYRRWRQRQTDDVQADPDPQRT; encoded by the coding sequence ATGGCAACTGCGCCGCTGGTCGGTCTGATCATGGGCTCGCGCAGTGACTGGGAGACCATGCAGCACGCGGCCCATACGCTCGACGCGCTGGACGTCGCGTTCGAAGCCCGGGTTGTTTCGGCGCACCGTACGCCCGATGCCATGTTCGAATGGGCCGAAGCGGCCGAACAGCGCGGCATCGAGGTGATCATTGCCGGTGCCGGTGGTGCCGCCCATCTGCCGGGCATGGTTGCGGCCAAGACCGTGCTGCCGGTGCTCGGAGTGCCGGTACAATCGCGCACCCTCAACGGACTGGATTCGCTGCTGTCAATCGCGCAGATGCCGGGCGGGGTGCCAGTCGGTACGCTGGCCATTGGCCGTGCCGGAGCCATCAACGCCGCTCTGCTGGCCGCCGCCATGCTGGGCAGCCGCCATCCCGACATTCGCGAGCGCTACCGCCGCTGGCGTCAGCGTCAGACCGATGATGTGCAGGCCGATCCCGACCCGCAGCGCACATGA
- a CDS encoding 5-(carboxyamino)imidazole ribonucleotide synthase — protein sequence MNIGILGGGQLARMMAQAGIPMGLQFTFLDPKPDACAAALGRLLVADWDDAGALETLAECDRITCDFENVPAGVLERLAEIRPVRPGAAAFAAAQDRLAEKRLFESIGLEVAPFAPVASRIELLEALDRVGYPAVLKTRRMGYDGKGQYLLRQREDLEPAWAALGDDPLILEGWVPFDFECAITVARDAAGNLRCYPLTRTVHDNGMLALARCPAGVDAAMAAAAAEAARRLATHLEYVGCLTLELFAVGDRLLANEFAPRVHNSAHWTIEGTFCSQFENHLRAVCDLPLGDPAARGAALMVNWIGAIPEPVRLLGIDGLCWHNYGKSARPGRKVGHATLLGHDLDDLRARAGQLGPQLASYTASLLNGLMKVSV from the coding sequence ATGAACATCGGCATTCTGGGAGGCGGACAGCTGGCCCGCATGATGGCCCAGGCAGGCATTCCCATGGGCCTGCAGTTCACCTTTCTTGACCCCAAGCCGGATGCGTGTGCTGCGGCCCTGGGCCGGCTGCTTGTCGCCGACTGGGATGATGCCGGGGCGCTGGAGACGCTGGCAGAATGCGACCGCATCACCTGTGACTTCGAGAACGTGCCAGCCGGCGTGCTCGAGCGCCTGGCGGAGATCCGGCCGGTTCGGCCGGGTGCCGCTGCCTTTGCGGCGGCGCAGGACCGGCTGGCCGAAAAGCGTCTGTTTGAGTCGATTGGCCTCGAAGTGGCCCCGTTCGCGCCGGTGGCCAGCCGAATCGAGCTGCTCGAGGCGCTGGACCGGGTCGGCTATCCGGCCGTACTCAAGACGCGGCGCATGGGCTATGACGGCAAGGGGCAGTACCTGCTGCGCCAGCGCGAGGATCTGGAGCCGGCCTGGGCTGCGCTCGGCGATGACCCGCTGATCCTCGAAGGCTGGGTTCCGTTTGATTTCGAATGTGCCATTACGGTCGCGCGCGATGCGGCCGGCAACCTGCGCTGCTATCCCCTTACCCGCACCGTCCACGACAACGGCATGCTGGCCCTGGCGCGCTGCCCGGCCGGGGTTGATGCGGCCATGGCTGCTGCGGCGGCCGAGGCTGCCCGCAGGCTGGCCACGCATCTCGAATACGTTGGCTGTCTGACCCTGGAGCTGTTTGCTGTCGGTGATCGTCTGCTGGCCAACGAGTTCGCTCCGCGCGTGCACAACTCGGCGCACTGGACCATCGAGGGCACGTTCTGCTCGCAGTTCGAAAACCACCTGCGTGCGGTTTGCGATTTACCGCTGGGCGACCCCGCTGCCCGCGGCGCGGCATTGATGGTCAACTGGATCGGCGCGATCCCCGAACCCGTGCGCCTGCTCGGCATCGACGGTCTGTGCTGGCACAATTACGGCAAATCGGCCCGCCCGGGTCGCAAGGTCGGTCACGCCACGCTGCTCGGGCATGATCTCGACGACCTCAGGGCACGGGCCGGCCAGCTCGGCCCGCAGCTGGCTTCTTACACCGCCTCGTTGCTCAACGGGCTGATGAAGGTCTCGGTCTGA
- a CDS encoding ABC transporter ATP-binding protein, translating to MILEVDKIELGYARELVIRGLSFSLDAGEIGCLLGASGCGKTTVLRAIAGFEPLRAGEIRIGDQLASTPAGRLPPEQRSVGMVFQDHALFPHLDVAGNVGFGLRRLSRAERTSRVTELLGMTGLGGLGHRYPHELSGGQQQRVALARALAPEPNVLLMDEPFSNLDARLRRRVGEEVRAILKARGTATLMVTHDQQEAFALADRVGLLRRGRMLQWDSPYQLYHRPANHYVAAFTGRGSYLDARVDGDQLLHGLGRSPLPADRPSGDRLALLIRPDDLRPDPAGPRARVISRQFQGAQILYRLQLDSGEEVAALFPSHEDFAVGECIGVALDARHLVLFPTAQTETFISPLSNEAV from the coding sequence ATGATCCTCGAGGTCGACAAGATTGAGCTGGGCTACGCCCGGGAACTCGTCATTCGGGGCCTGAGTTTCAGCCTGGATGCCGGGGAGATCGGCTGCCTGCTGGGCGCGTCGGGCTGCGGCAAGACCACCGTGCTGCGCGCGATTGCCGGTTTCGAGCCACTGCGCGCCGGCGAGATTCGCATTGGCGATCAGTTGGCCAGCACGCCAGCCGGGCGCTTGCCGCCCGAGCAGCGCAGTGTGGGGATGGTCTTCCAGGACCATGCCCTGTTTCCGCATCTCGATGTGGCCGGCAACGTCGGCTTTGGCCTGCGCCGGCTCAGCCGCGCCGAACGCACCTCACGGGTCACGGAACTGCTCGGCATGACCGGCCTGGGCGGACTGGGCCATCGCTACCCGCACGAGCTGTCCGGCGGCCAGCAGCAGCGCGTGGCCCTGGCGCGGGCGCTGGCTCCCGAACCCAACGTGCTGCTGATGGACGAGCCGTTTTCAAATCTCGACGCCCGCCTGCGGCGCCGGGTCGGCGAGGAGGTACGCGCCATCCTCAAGGCGCGCGGCACCGCAACCCTGATGGTCACTCACGACCAGCAGGAGGCCTTTGCCCTGGCCGACCGGGTCGGCCTGCTCAGGCGCGGGCGCATGCTGCAGTGGGATAGCCCCTATCAGCTCTACCACCGACCGGCCAACCACTACGTGGCGGCATTCACCGGTCGCGGCAGCTACCTCGATGCACGGGTCGACGGCGATCAGCTCCTGCACGGCCTGGGCCGATCACCGCTGCCGGCCGACCGGCCCAGTGGCGATCGGCTGGCGCTGTTGATTCGGCCCGACGACCTGCGCCCCGATCCCGCCGGCCCCCGTGCCCGGGTCATCTCCCGCCAGTTTCAGGGTGCACAGATTCTCTACCGGCTGCAGCTCGACAGTGGTGAAGAAGTCGCCGCACTGTTTCCCAGCCACGAGGACTTCGCTGTCGGCGAATGTATTGGCGTGGCGCTCGATGCGCGCCACCTGGTGCTGTTTCCGACGGCTCAGACCGAGACCTTCATCAGCCCGTTGAGCAACGAGGCGGTGTAA
- a CDS encoding aspartate aminotransferase family protein: MSSLFDTYVRMPVRAVRGEGAWLIDDQGVRYLDAISGIGVCAIGHAHPRLARAIAEQAATLLHTANIVELPLQERLGAELAAISGMDRAFIANSGAEAVECALKLARLHGHARGIALPRVIVAENGFHGRTLAALSASGNRAIQAGYEPLVDGFVRVPFGQARPVEEALAATPDAAAVLIEPVQGEGGVRPFPDGELARLAEACRRHGVLLILDEIQCGMNRTGRWFAHHHVDGLKPDVMTVAKALGNGMPVAACMASESVAGLMKPGSHGTTFGGNPLACRAALEVIAIMRDEAIGARAEAAGTRLVDTLRDGLARHPAVTEIRGRGLMVGIELDRECAALKADALERGVIINVTRGNTVRLLPPLIVDDAQVDRIAETVIDIIKARYRP; encoded by the coding sequence ATGTCCTCGCTGTTCGACACCTATGTCCGCATGCCCGTGCGCGCCGTTCGCGGCGAGGGCGCGTGGCTGATCGATGACCAGGGCGTTCGCTACCTCGATGCCATCAGCGGGATCGGCGTATGCGCCATCGGTCACGCCCACCCGCGCCTGGCCCGTGCAATCGCCGAGCAGGCGGCAACCCTGCTGCATACCGCCAATATCGTCGAGCTGCCGCTGCAGGAGCGCCTGGGCGCCGAGCTGGCTGCCATCAGCGGCATGGACCGCGCCTTCATCGCCAATTCCGGCGCCGAGGCGGTCGAGTGCGCACTCAAGCTGGCCCGCCTGCACGGCCACGCCCGGGGCATTGCCCTGCCCCGCGTCATCGTCGCCGAGAACGGCTTTCACGGCCGCACCCTGGCCGCACTGAGCGCCTCGGGCAACCGCGCCATCCAGGCCGGGTACGAGCCGCTGGTCGACGGCTTTGTGCGCGTGCCCTTCGGCCAGGCCCGTCCCGTTGAAGAGGCGCTGGCGGCCACACCGGATGCCGCGGCCGTCCTGATCGAACCGGTCCAGGGTGAAGGGGGTGTGCGACCGTTTCCCGATGGCGAACTGGCGCGCCTGGCCGAAGCCTGCCGCCGCCATGGCGTGCTGCTGATCCTCGACGAAATCCAGTGCGGCATGAACCGCACCGGACGCTGGTTTGCACATCACCACGTTGACGGCCTGAAACCGGACGTCATGACGGTCGCCAAGGCGCTCGGCAACGGGATGCCGGTCGCCGCCTGCATGGCCAGCGAATCGGTCGCCGGCCTGATGAAGCCGGGCAGCCACGGCACCACGTTCGGCGGCAATCCGCTCGCCTGCCGGGCAGCGCTGGAGGTGATTGCGATCATGCGCGATGAGGCCATCGGCGCGCGTGCCGAAGCCGCTGGCACACGCCTGGTCGACACGCTGCGTGACGGACTCGCCCGGCATCCCGCCGTAACGGAGATCCGCGGTCGCGGTCTGATGGTCGGAATCGAGCTCGATCGGGAATGCGCCGCGCTGAAGGCCGATGCGCTGGAGCGCGGCGTGATCATCAACGTCACCCGCGGCAACACCGTACGCCTGCTGCCGCCGCTGATCGTCGATGACGCCCAGGTCGACCGAATCGCTGAAACGGTCATCGACATCATCAAGGCGCGTTATCGGCCATGA
- the sodB gene encoding superoxide dismutase [Fe], which translates to MAFTLPELPYAKDALEPHISAETLEYHYGKHHQTYVDKLNGMIEGTEHENRSLEDIIRSASGGLFNNAAQVWNHTFYWNCLSPNGGGRPDGKLAELIERDFGSFDEFKQTFSDSAVGNFGSGWTWLVQHPDGKLAVVNTDDAETPLTGDATPLLTCDVWEHAYYIDYRNARPKYVDNFWQLVNWDFAARQLRQ; encoded by the coding sequence ATGGCATTCACCCTTCCCGAGTTGCCCTACGCCAAGGACGCGCTGGAGCCGCATATCTCGGCCGAGACCCTCGAATATCACTACGGCAAGCACCACCAGACTTACGTCGACAAGCTCAACGGCATGATCGAGGGCACCGAACACGAAAACCGGTCACTCGAGGACATCATTCGCAGCGCCTCCGGCGGGCTGTTCAACAATGCCGCCCAGGTGTGGAACCACACCTTCTACTGGAACTGCCTCAGCCCCAACGGCGGTGGCCGTCCCGACGGCAAGCTGGCCGAGCTGATCGAGCGCGACTTCGGCTCGTTCGACGAGTTCAAGCAGACCTTCTCCGACAGTGCGGTCGGCAATTTCGGATCGGGCTGGACCTGGCTGGTGCAGCATCCCGACGGCAAGCTGGCGGTGGTCAACACCGACGATGCCGAAACGCCCCTGACCGGCGATGCCACGCCGCTGCTGACCTGCGATGTCTGGGAGCACGCTTACTACATCGACTATCGCAACGCGCGACCGAAGTATGTCGACAATTTCTGGCAGCTGGTCAACTGGGACTTTGCCGCCAGACAGCTGCGCCAGTAA
- the rnt gene encoding ribonuclease T, with protein MSPIAGRFRGFLPVVVDVETGGFNARTDALLELAVCIIDMDDDGWLAPDEVMMRHIEPFEGANIEQAALEFNGIRPDHPLRPAVPEQRALKELFLPVRQRLRSSGCKRAILVGHNAHFDLGFLNAAIARCSYKRNPFHPFSCFDTATLGGMAYGQTVLARAVTAAGLAWDKNQAHSAAYDTERTAALFCAIANRWRQLEALEQEMDEHP; from the coding sequence ATGTCTCCGATCGCCGGCCGTTTCCGCGGCTTCCTTCCGGTTGTGGTCGATGTCGAAACCGGCGGATTCAATGCCCGTACCGACGCCCTGCTTGAGCTGGCCGTGTGCATCATCGACATGGACGACGACGGCTGGCTGGCCCCCGACGAGGTCATGATGCGTCATATCGAACCGTTCGAAGGTGCCAATATCGAACAAGCCGCGCTCGAATTCAACGGGATCCGTCCTGACCATCCGCTGCGCCCGGCTGTACCCGAACAGCGTGCCCTGAAGGAACTGTTCTTGCCGGTCCGCCAGCGTTTGCGTTCGTCCGGGTGCAAGCGGGCGATTCTGGTCGGGCACAACGCTCACTTCGACCTCGGCTTCTTGAACGCGGCCATTGCGCGCTGCAGCTACAAGCGCAATCCGTTTCATCCCTTCAGCTGCTTCGATACCGCCACCCTCGGCGGCATGGCCTACGGCCAGACCGTATTGGCCCGGGCCGTGACCGCTGCCGGCCTGGCCTGGGACAAGAACCAGGCCCACTCGGCCGCCTACGATACCGAACGCACGGCGGCGCTGTTCTGCGCCATCGCCAATCGCTGGCGGCAGCTCGAAGCGCTCGAGCAGGAAATGGATGAGCATCCTTGA
- a CDS encoding TraB/GumN family protein, whose protein sequence is MGMWRCLALMLAMLSAPAPAQVFWSVTGDNGAQNWLLGTVHSDDPRLLEFPDALIEAIGEAERLTLELVPDAGLLERVERAMRYPEPRLEAVIGAQLHERVVGLLDEHYGVDEAAASRMRPWAAAMTLSLPPPETGLFMDLMLSMRAGAAGLEVFALETVEEQLGFFQEIEEAQQVALLRQAVEHYPALPEQTEALIGAYQSGDLDRLRAMARAQLEGLDESIVSHFMQAGLAERNHRMLERAEPFLQEGGLIIAVGALHLSGEDGLLELLRAAGYRVTAIY, encoded by the coding sequence ATGGGTATGTGGCGGTGCCTGGCGCTGATGCTGGCCATGCTGTCCGCGCCGGCCCCGGCGCAGGTGTTCTGGTCAGTGACCGGCGATAACGGCGCGCAAAACTGGCTGCTGGGAACGGTACACAGTGATGATCCGCGATTGCTGGAGTTTCCCGATGCCCTGATCGAGGCCATCGGCGAGGCGGAGCGACTGACGCTGGAGCTGGTGCCCGATGCCGGCCTGCTGGAACGCGTTGAGCGGGCCATGCGCTACCCGGAGCCCCGTCTTGAGGCGGTCATCGGAGCGCAGCTGCACGAGCGTGTCGTCGGCCTGCTGGATGAGCACTACGGGGTCGACGAGGCCGCAGCCAGCCGCATGCGGCCCTGGGCGGCTGCCATGACGCTGTCGTTGCCACCGCCGGAAACCGGGCTGTTCATGGACCTGATGCTGTCCATGCGCGCGGGCGCAGCTGGTCTTGAAGTGTTCGCCCTGGAAACGGTGGAGGAACAGCTCGGCTTTTTCCAGGAAATCGAAGAAGCACAGCAGGTCGCGCTGCTGCGGCAGGCGGTCGAACACTACCCGGCGCTGCCCGAGCAGACCGAAGCACTGATCGGCGCCTACCAGTCGGGTGATCTGGATCGCTTGCGGGCGATGGCCCGAGCCCAGCTCGAGGGGCTCGACGAGTCGATCGTCAGCCACTTCATGCAGGCCGGTCTGGCCGAGCGCAATCACCGCATGCTCGAACGGGCCGAGCCGTTCCTGCAGGAAGGCGGGCTGATCATCGCGGTCGGTGCGCTGCACCTGAGCGGCGAGGACGGCCTGCTCGAACTGCTGCGCGCGGCCGGCTATCGAGTCACAGCCATTTACTGA
- a CDS encoding DUF2063 domain-containing protein: MTAEKKPPRSLADAQKRFADHIRNPEAVEPPEGIEERRMAIYRRLFFGNLRNLFAKNFPVMRRLLDDPDWDALIRDFMARHQAITPMFTEIGREFVRFIEEQSPAGLPPFAFELAHWEYLETVVRLHHADPTSAGAVIDGDLLERPPLLNPTLQVAQYRWPVHEIGPAFRPEAPLDAPLILAAFRRTNDRVGFMRLNAVTARLLGLAQESPRRSGRALLKQIADELQAADGDAVVRSGAAMLERLRDEQVILGTRQ, encoded by the coding sequence ATGACTGCCGAGAAGAAGCCGCCCCGCTCGCTTGCAGACGCGCAGAAGCGGTTCGCTGACCACATCCGCAATCCCGAGGCGGTCGAGCCGCCCGAGGGTATCGAGGAACGACGCATGGCGATCTATCGCCGGCTGTTCTTCGGCAACCTGCGTAACCTGTTTGCAAAGAACTTCCCGGTCATGCGGCGCCTGCTCGACGACCCGGACTGGGACGCGTTGATCCGCGATTTCATGGCCCGGCATCAAGCCATCACGCCCATGTTTACCGAAATCGGCCGGGAATTCGTGCGCTTCATCGAGGAGCAGTCGCCGGCCGGACTGCCGCCGTTCGCCTTCGAGCTGGCCCACTGGGAGTATCTGGAAACCGTGGTCCGGCTCCACCATGCCGATCCCACCAGCGCCGGCGCGGTGATCGACGGCGACCTGCTCGAACGCCCCCCGCTCCTCAATCCGACGCTGCAGGTGGCGCAGTACCGCTGGCCGGTGCACGAGATCGGACCGGCGTTCCGGCCCGAAGCACCGCTCGACGCGCCGCTGATTCTGGCGGCGTTCCGCCGCACGAACGATCGGGTCGGCTTCATGCGGCTCAATGCAGTCACGGCCCGGCTGCTCGGACTGGCGCAGGAATCACCCCGCCGCAGCGGCCGGGCGCTGCTCAAACAGATCGCCGACGAGCTTCAGGCCGCTGACGGAGACGCAGTCGTGCGCTCCGGCGCGGCCATGCTCGAACGGCTGCGCGACGAACAGGTGATCCTCGGTACCCGTCAGTAA
- the nth gene encoding endonuclease III encodes MNAADRETFFRRLAEINPSPTTELEFSSPFELLIAVILSAQATDVGVNKATRRLFKVARTPDQILALGEDSLREYIKTIGLYNSKARNVMRTCRDLVERHAGQVPGSRAELEALAGVGRKTANVVLNTAFGQPTMAVDTHIFRVANRTGLAPGKTPLAVEKGLLKRVPAHYVKNAHHWLILHGRYTCKARKPLCGQCPVHDLCRWPDKKIHAEPPG; translated from the coding sequence ATGAACGCCGCCGACCGGGAGACCTTCTTTCGGCGACTGGCCGAAATCAATCCGTCACCGACCACGGAACTCGAATTCTCCAGCCCGTTCGAGCTCCTGATCGCGGTGATCCTGTCGGCCCAGGCCACTGATGTGGGCGTCAACAAGGCCACCCGGCGCCTGTTCAAAGTGGCCCGCACACCCGACCAGATCCTGGCGCTGGGCGAAGACAGCCTCAGGGAATACATCAAGACCATCGGGCTGTACAACTCAAAAGCCCGCAACGTCATGCGCACCTGCCGCGACCTGGTCGAGCGCCACGCCGGCCAGGTGCCCGGCAGTCGGGCCGAACTCGAGGCGCTGGCCGGGGTGGGCAGAAAAACGGCGAACGTCGTCCTCAATACCGCCTTCGGCCAGCCGACCATGGCGGTCGACACCCACATCTTCCGGGTGGCCAACCGCACCGGCCTGGCCCCCGGCAAGACGCCGCTGGCCGTCGAGAAGGGACTGCTCAAGCGGGTCCCGGCGCACTATGTGAAAAACGCCCATCACTGGCTGATCCTGCACGGCCGCTACACCTGCAAGGCCAGAAAACCGCTGTGCGGCCAGTGCCCGGTCCATGACCTGTGCCGCTGGCCCGACAAGAAGATCCACGCCGAGCCACCCGGTTGA